Proteins encoded within one genomic window of Arachis ipaensis cultivar K30076 unplaced genomic scaffold, Araip1.1 Aipa322, whole genome shotgun sequence:
- the LOC107624684 gene encoding uncharacterized protein LOC107624684, which translates to MGFGHKWRSWVMECVSTASMSVLINGSPSKPFKMERGLRQGDPLSPFLFVLVVDVLHRLVGEAVRSGRISPLLIEEDTIKNYKRLLRCFELMSGLSINFDKSSLIPINCEEQWIQNMCQLLGCKVLNSLPVYYLSLFKLLKAVAEKLISPQRRFLWSKDDGSNGMALVKWEVVQAPKKLGGLGVGDAMVRNTAMLFKWWWRFANVEFVARGFMTGSTILHYGQSTIKASGTIVAMSSRMLLLDTSEDMINDG; encoded by the exons ATGGGGTTTGGCCATAAATGGAGATcgtgggttatggagtgtgtcTCCACAGCGTCTATGTCGGTTCTGATAAATGGGTCACCTTCCAAGCCATTCAAGATGGAAAGAGGTCTGAGACAAGGTGACCCGCTTTCTCCGTTCTTATTTGTACTGGTTGTGGATGTTTTACATCGGTTGGTGGGAGAGGCAGTCAGGAGTGGGCGGATATCACCTTTGTTGATCG AGGAGGACACTATCAAGAATTACAAGCGGCTATTGAGAtgctttgagttgatgtcaggTCTCAGTATTAATTTTGACAAGTCGAGCTTGATTCCGATAAACTGTGAAGAACAATGGATCCAGAATATGTGCCAGTTGCTGGGGTGTAAAG TCTTAAATAGTTTGCCTGTGTACTATTTGAGTTTGTTCAAGCTGCTGAAAGCTGTTGCTGAGAAATTGATTTCACCGCAAAGGAGGTTCTTGTGGAGTAAGGATGATGGTAGTAATGGAATGGCAttagtcaaatgggaagtggtgcAGGCCCCGAAAAAACTAGGCGGGTTGGGAGTTGGGGATGCTATGGTTCGTAACACCGCTatgttgtttaagtggtggtggaggtttgCTAACGTTGAGTTTGTTG CTAGAGGGTTTATGACCGGAAGTACTATACTTCATTATGGACAGTCTACAATAAAGGCATCTGGAACTATTGTGGCAATGTCCTCCCGGATG TTGCTTCTTGATACTAGCGAGGATATGATTAATGATGGATaa